The DNA window GTGCTCCCCACCGGGAAGCGGCCATGCGTCGTTGTCCTGGACAACGTCAACATCCACACCAGCCGCTTCATTCGCCAACGACGTAGGCACCTGCGCAAGCTCGGCGTGCGCCTCTTCTTTCTCCCGGTGTACTCGCCGGAACTCAACGAGGTGGAGCCCGTCTTCGGCGTGGTGAAGTCCTACGAAATGCCCCGCCGCAGTTACCCCACGCTCGCTGAGCTGCTCGCCGCTGTCCGCAGCGCCTTCACCAGCTACCGAAACCGCATGCGGAAAAAGTGAACATGATCTATGGCGGACCGCTTAG is part of the Hyalangium ruber genome and encodes:
- a CDS encoding transposase, whose protein sequence is MDLFFLDECGFAPTQPTGYSWTLRGSRKLIAHEATKGRRANALVAYGIRDGQRALRFTVKGRSLTSADVFDFLRVLPTGKRPCVVVLDNVNIHTSRFIRQRRRHLRKLGVRLFFLPVYSPELNEVEPVFGVVKSYEMPRRSYPTLAELLAAVRSAFTSYRNRMRKK